Proteins from a genomic interval of Alphaproteobacteria bacterium:
- a CDS encoding biotin/lipoyl-containing protein: protein MSVDIVIPEVGEGVTEATIVAWLKAPGDGVRAGEIILEIMTDKVNVEVESPASGVLSEILFAADEELRVGTVIGRIDES from the coding sequence ATGAGTGTCGACATCGTCATTCCCGAGGTCGGCGAGGGCGTCACCGAGGCCACCATAGTGGCCTGGCTCAAGGCACCCGGCGATGGTGTCAGGGCCGGCGAGATCATCCTCGAGATCATGACCGACAAGGTCAACGTCGAGGTCGAGAGCCCGGCCAGCGGGGTGCTGAGCGAGATCCTTTTCGCCGCCGACGAGGAGTTGCGCGTCGGCACCGTCATCGGCCGTATCGACGAGAGCTAG
- a CDS encoding 2-oxo acid dehydrogenase subunit E2, with product MTEAVHEPDTGPFGVTIAEVVALGPMQRMAAQHLSKSHIETAPVTLLGEAEVDGLVALRKTLNAGREDAAEPRISYTHLILKILALALGRHRRLNSALVEKELHVFADINIGMALSLPDGNLIVPVIRHVDRKSLDEVAAEASELAARGAAGKLGLDDVRGATFTLTNAGMVPSARWTTPIIPLPQAAILGVGAVREAAVVRAGEVVAGHVLPLSLTFDHRLVNGVPASEFLDDLGKLLAEPPTSELSV from the coding sequence ATGACGGAAGCGGTCCACGAGCCCGATACCGGTCCTTTCGGCGTTACCATCGCCGAGGTGGTGGCGCTCGGCCCCATGCAGCGCATGGCGGCGCAGCATCTTTCCAAAAGTCATATCGAGACGGCGCCGGTGACGCTGCTGGGCGAGGCCGAGGTCGACGGACTGGTGGCGCTACGCAAGACCCTGAACGCCGGGCGCGAAGACGCGGCCGAGCCGCGCATCTCCTACACCCACCTGATTCTGAAAATCCTGGCGCTGGCGCTGGGTCGCCACCGGCGGCTCAATTCGGCCTTGGTGGAGAAGGAGCTGCACGTCTTCGCCGACATCAACATCGGCATGGCGCTCTCGTTGCCTGATGGCAATCTCATCGTGCCGGTGATCCGCCACGTCGACCGCAAATCGCTTGACGAGGTGGCGGCCGAGGCCAGCGAGTTGGCGGCCCGGGGGGCGGCCGGCAAGCTCGGGCTCGATGACGTGCGCGGCGCCACCTTTACGCTCACCAATGCCGGCATGGTGCCGAGCGCGCGCTGGACGACGCCGATCATCCCCTTGCCCCAGGCCGCCATCCTGGGGGTGGGTGCCGTGCGCGAAGCGGCCGTGGTGCGGGCTGGCGAGGTGGTGGCGGGACACGTCTTGCCGCTGAGCCTGACTTTCGACCATCGCCTGGTCAATGGTGTGCCGGCCTCGGAGTTCCTCGACGACCTGGGAAAACTGTTGGCCGAACCCCCGACTTCGGAGCTGAGTGTATGA